A single region of the Demequina sp. genome encodes:
- a CDS encoding hemolysin family protein encodes MTPWLLIGAGVLLTLGTALFVAAEFSLVALDPSHVDGKRAGRVRRALATLSTQLSSAQVGITLTTILLGYTAQPAITELLRIPLSDSSLSRAAVGAIAGTLSLIIVNAFSMIVGELVPKNFALSEPIRTARVVAPMILAFTAALGPLVRLLNAAANGVLRAMGIEPKEELSGGRSPQELATLVRRSAEAGTLDADTARLLTNTIELDELSGVDVMTDRTRVVMLQASAKASDVLAAARASGHSRFPVTGDGPDDVLGIVTLASAIGVPVGVRDETPVTEMMVAAHRVPETIALRPLLVELRGLALQCAIVVDEYGGTAGMVTLEDLIEELVGDVADEHDRRRPTMYRAPGGAWIAQGDLRPDEVVEHSGIEIPESPAYETIGGFVMARLGRVAEAGDEVEVDGVRVTVERMEGRRIDRVRIERVGEEP; translated from the coding sequence ATGACCCCCTGGCTGCTCATCGGTGCGGGCGTGCTTCTCACGCTCGGCACCGCGTTGTTCGTCGCGGCCGAATTCTCGCTCGTCGCCCTTGACCCCTCTCACGTCGACGGCAAGCGCGCCGGTCGCGTTCGCCGCGCGCTCGCGACGCTGTCTACGCAACTGTCCTCCGCGCAGGTGGGCATCACCCTCACCACGATCCTGCTCGGCTACACGGCGCAGCCCGCGATCACCGAGCTGCTGCGGATCCCGTTGAGCGACTCCTCGCTGAGCCGTGCGGCCGTCGGAGCCATCGCCGGAACGCTGTCGCTCATCATCGTCAACGCCTTCTCGATGATCGTGGGCGAGCTGGTACCCAAGAACTTCGCGCTCTCCGAGCCCATTCGCACGGCTCGAGTGGTGGCGCCGATGATCCTGGCCTTCACCGCGGCCCTCGGCCCGCTCGTGCGCCTGCTGAACGCGGCGGCGAACGGCGTCTTGCGCGCGATGGGCATCGAGCCCAAGGAGGAGCTGAGCGGCGGAAGGTCACCGCAAGAGCTCGCCACGCTCGTTCGCCGCAGCGCCGAGGCCGGCACCCTCGACGCCGACACGGCCCGCCTGCTCACCAACACCATCGAGCTCGACGAGCTGAGCGGCGTCGACGTCATGACGGACCGCACCCGGGTGGTCATGCTGCAGGCGAGCGCAAAGGCGAGCGACGTGCTCGCGGCGGCCAGAGCGTCGGGTCATTCTCGTTTCCCCGTGACGGGCGACGGTCCCGATGACGTGCTGGGCATCGTCACGCTCGCGAGCGCGATCGGCGTGCCCGTTGGGGTGCGGGACGAGACGCCGGTCACCGAGATGATGGTCGCCGCGCATCGCGTCCCGGAGACCATCGCGCTGCGACCCCTGCTCGTGGAGCTGCGTGGGCTCGCGCTGCAGTGCGCGATAGTCGTCGACGAGTACGGCGGCACGGCGGGGATGGTGACGCTCGAGGACCTCATCGAGGAGCTGGTCGGCGATGTCGCGGATGAGCACGATCGCCGCAGGCCAACGATGTACCGCGCTCCGGGTGGCGCATGGATCGCCCAGGGCGACCTGAGGCCCGACGAGGTGGTTGAGCACTCCGGAATCGAGATTCCCGAGTCGCCCGCCTACGAGACGATCGGCGGCTTTGTGATGGCGCGCCTCGGTCGCGTGGCCGAGGCCGGCGACGAGGTGGAGGTCGACGGCGTTCGCGTCACCGTGGAGCGCATGGAGGGGCGACGCATCGACAGGGTGCGGATCGAGCGCGTGGGGGAGGAGCCGTGA
- a CDS encoding M15 family metallopeptidase: MSSLVEAPVTSGEIAVGTRRERRVVETQEIRVRSTHRRRKVLTRSGVLVGFALAMVIYPVYGTIAPYADAAETLPGVVKGQSPTTAAALLGGGPQLLSADLPLPSVDELSQATIAANIDVLNVPGTTCNETAPIKGSNGRLAKSSLCALPEKGESLQAEAAGAFIAMNQAYKTVFGRNICLDDSYRSLANQYSVRATRGYLAATPGTSMHGWGLAVDLCSETLRGASGKWIQSNAHVYGWENPPWAKSSKYEPWHWEYISLTQKYYDTSWGSGNYSDGGTSSKSSSSSSSSSSKSTTTTKTTTEDTDTDTATEPTPAPTATAGS; the protein is encoded by the coding sequence ATGAGTTCGCTCGTCGAAGCGCCGGTCACCTCCGGCGAGATCGCGGTAGGCACGCGCAGGGAGCGCCGCGTTGTGGAGACCCAGGAGATCCGGGTCCGTTCCACGCACCGCAGGCGCAAAGTACTTACCCGTAGCGGCGTGCTCGTTGGCTTCGCTCTCGCCATGGTGATCTACCCCGTTTACGGGACCATCGCACCGTACGCGGATGCCGCAGAAACGCTTCCGGGAGTAGTCAAGGGCCAGTCGCCGACAACGGCGGCGGCCCTTCTTGGTGGAGGGCCCCAGCTGCTCTCCGCGGACCTGCCCCTGCCTTCTGTTGACGAACTCTCGCAGGCGACCATCGCCGCCAACATCGACGTCCTCAACGTGCCGGGCACAACGTGCAACGAGACGGCTCCCATCAAGGGCTCGAACGGCCGGCTCGCGAAGTCTTCTCTGTGCGCCCTCCCGGAGAAGGGGGAGTCCCTGCAGGCCGAGGCCGCGGGAGCCTTCATCGCCATGAACCAGGCGTACAAGACGGTGTTCGGCCGCAACATCTGCCTCGACGACTCGTACCGCTCGCTCGCCAACCAGTACAGCGTCCGTGCGACCCGCGGCTACCTCGCGGCAACGCCCGGCACCTCGATGCACGGGTGGGGCCTCGCGGTTGACCTCTGCTCCGAAACGCTGCGAGGGGCCTCCGGCAAGTGGATCCAGTCGAACGCCCACGTGTACGGCTGGGAGAACCCGCCGTGGGCCAAGAGCTCCAAGTACGAGCCGTGGCACTGGGAGTACATCTCGCTCACCCAGAAGTACTACGACACGTCGTGGGGCAGCGGCAACTACTCCGACGGCGGCACCTCAAGCAAGTCGTCCTCGAGCTCGTCCAGCTCGTCGTCGAAGTCGACGACGACGACCAAGACGACGACCGAGGACACTGACACCGATACCGCTACTGAGCCGACTCCGGCTCCGACTGCGACTGCTGGGTCCTGA